In the genome of Rhizobium etli 8C-3, one region contains:
- a CDS encoding PAS domain-containing hybrid sensor histidine kinase/response regulator yields MLQGWVIIAFAFGYLLLLFAVASYGDRRSQKLGIPDGGWPIVYALSLAIYCTSWTYFGGVGLASQRGLEFAGIYIGPILVFTLGMPVLRRIIELAKAEKLTSVADFLAARYGKNPTVATIVALISLVGTIPYIALQLKAISSTVTAMVNPSDYGIGSGNLYFLDLPLIATLVLACFAVMFGTRHTDATEHQDGLILAVSMESLVKLVAFLTAGICVIWFLFDGPADLWRKSVDNPLVNATLDYRTPISRWITLILLSAIAIIMLPRQFHVTVVENRSAKQLRLAGYLFPLYLIAINLFVLPVAIGGLLTFGGAGNADFYVLSLPLAGQMQIVSLITFIGGFSAATAMVIVDSVALSIMVSNDIIMPIFLRRKLAGRAGQRDDFAKSLLNIRRSAIFAVLLLGYAYYRSTDSTAGLASIGLLSFAAIAQIAPAFFGGLVWRRANARGAILGLTSGFVVWFYLLFLPSLGGPDYSYVATAFLSFIFPGTALFAAADADPLVNATAMSLLINTGFFIVGSMTRNARPLERIQAGIFVKGQSRSQFATRGWKTRISVGDLKTAISRYLGEERMQRSLATYEQSSGRKLEDDQPADMALIHFTEQLLGSAIGSSSARLVLSLILQKTEDASADTAWLLDQASEALQYNQDMLQTALSQMDQGIAVFDSSNQLTIWNRRFRQLLDLPEDVGRVGFPLSEIVAILSQRGDVPAGERGQTVRHFLTLDKPFSLVLGGGERIIEVRSNAMPDKGIVATFTDITQRVAADRALKQANETLEQRVAERTAELTRVNHELGEARAAADEANIGKTRFFAAAGHDILQPLNAARLYSSALVERIAQSENGPIVRNIDSALESVETILGAVLDISRLDTGAMRPRLTSVPLAGLLERIETDFAPIARAKKLKLVVMPTSLRVRSDPNLLRRLVQNLVSNAIKYTLTGKVLVGARRRGNQVVIQVMDSGIGIPPSKFRTVFKEFARLDEGAKTASGLGLGLSIVDRIARVLNHPVELHSTHGKGTDFRIVMPLDVSKAGAASPSAAPTDRLPQPLKGLRILCIDNEPKILEGMRLLISGWGCEVETSHSLAAASGFDTGQPAPDLIIADYHLGDGTGISAILNLRERFGTDLPALLVTADRTPEVRVEAERHGIAIQHKPVRPAALRAFITQISGLKRAAAE; encoded by the coding sequence ATGCTTCAGGGCTGGGTCATCATCGCGTTTGCCTTCGGCTATCTGCTGCTGCTGTTTGCGGTCGCAAGCTATGGCGACCGTAGAAGCCAGAAGCTGGGCATACCGGACGGCGGCTGGCCGATCGTCTATGCGCTGAGCCTTGCTATCTACTGCACCTCCTGGACCTATTTCGGCGGCGTCGGACTCGCCTCGCAGCGCGGTCTCGAATTTGCCGGAATCTATATCGGCCCCATCCTCGTCTTCACGCTTGGCATGCCGGTGCTGCGGCGGATCATCGAACTTGCCAAGGCCGAAAAGCTTACCTCCGTCGCGGATTTCCTCGCCGCCCGCTATGGAAAGAATCCGACGGTCGCAACGATCGTGGCTCTGATCTCGCTGGTTGGTACAATTCCCTATATCGCACTGCAGCTGAAGGCGATCAGCAGCACCGTGACCGCGATGGTCAATCCCTCGGACTATGGCATCGGCAGCGGCAACCTCTACTTCCTCGACCTGCCGCTGATCGCAACCCTGGTGCTTGCCTGCTTCGCCGTCATGTTCGGCACGCGGCATACCGATGCGACCGAGCACCAAGACGGCCTGATCCTCGCCGTTTCGATGGAATCGCTGGTCAAGCTCGTCGCCTTCCTGACCGCCGGCATCTGCGTCATCTGGTTTCTGTTCGATGGGCCTGCCGACCTTTGGCGCAAAAGCGTGGACAACCCGCTGGTCAACGCGACCCTCGACTACCGGACGCCGATCAGCCGCTGGATTACGCTGATACTGCTGTCGGCCATTGCAATCATCATGCTTCCGCGCCAGTTTCACGTCACCGTCGTCGAAAACCGCTCGGCAAAACAGCTGCGGCTCGCCGGCTATCTCTTTCCGCTCTATCTCATCGCCATCAACCTCTTCGTGCTGCCAGTTGCAATCGGCGGCCTGCTGACCTTCGGCGGCGCTGGCAATGCCGACTTTTACGTGCTGTCCCTGCCGCTTGCAGGACAGATGCAGATCGTATCGCTGATCACCTTCATCGGCGGCTTTTCGGCGGCGACAGCAATGGTCATCGTCGATTCCGTTGCGCTTTCGATCATGGTGTCGAACGACATCATCATGCCGATCTTCCTGCGCCGGAAGCTTGCCGGGCGCGCCGGCCAGCGCGATGATTTCGCCAAAAGCCTGCTCAACATCCGCCGCAGCGCGATCTTCGCCGTCCTGCTGCTTGGCTATGCCTATTACCGCTCGACCGACAGCACGGCCGGCCTTGCCTCGATCGGCCTTTTGTCCTTCGCCGCGATCGCACAGATCGCACCCGCCTTCTTCGGCGGTCTTGTCTGGCGGCGGGCGAATGCACGCGGCGCCATTCTCGGCCTTACGTCGGGTTTCGTCGTCTGGTTCTACCTGCTCTTTCTGCCCTCGCTCGGCGGACCGGATTATTCCTATGTCGCAACCGCCTTCCTCAGCTTCATCTTTCCGGGCACGGCGCTTTTTGCAGCAGCGGATGCCGATCCTCTGGTCAACGCCACAGCGATGAGCCTTCTTATCAATACGGGCTTTTTCATCGTCGGCTCGATGACACGCAACGCCCGTCCGCTGGAGCGCATCCAGGCAGGCATCTTCGTGAAGGGGCAGTCGCGCTCGCAATTTGCGACCCGCGGATGGAAGACCCGCATCAGCGTCGGCGACCTGAAAACGGCAATCTCGCGCTATCTCGGTGAAGAACGCATGCAGAGATCGCTTGCGACATACGAGCAGAGTTCCGGCCGCAAGCTGGAGGACGACCAGCCGGCCGACATGGCGCTCATCCACTTTACCGAACAACTGCTCGGCAGCGCCATCGGATCCTCCTCCGCGCGGTTGGTGCTTTCGCTGATCCTGCAGAAGACCGAGGACGCTTCTGCCGACACGGCATGGCTCCTCGACCAGGCAAGCGAGGCGCTGCAATATAACCAGGACATGCTGCAAACGGCGCTTTCGCAGATGGACCAGGGCATTGCCGTCTTCGACAGCTCCAACCAGCTGACGATCTGGAACCGGCGCTTCCGCCAGCTTCTCGACCTGCCGGAGGATGTCGGCCGTGTCGGCTTTCCGCTGTCGGAGATCGTGGCGATCTTGAGCCAGCGCGGTGACGTTCCGGCCGGCGAACGCGGCCAGACGGTGCGGCATTTCCTGACACTCGACAAGCCCTTCTCGCTCGTTCTCGGCGGCGGCGAACGGATCATCGAAGTGCGGTCCAACGCCATGCCGGACAAGGGGATCGTGGCAACCTTTACCGATATTACCCAGCGTGTTGCGGCCGACCGGGCGCTGAAGCAGGCAAACGAGACGCTGGAGCAGCGCGTTGCCGAGCGAACAGCGGAGCTGACGCGCGTGAACCACGAACTCGGCGAGGCGCGCGCGGCCGCCGATGAAGCGAACATCGGCAAGACCCGCTTCTTTGCCGCCGCCGGCCACGATATCCTGCAGCCGCTGAATGCGGCGCGGCTTTACTCCTCCGCTCTCGTCGAGCGTATCGCACAGTCCGAAAACGGGCCGATCGTGCGCAATATCGATTCCGCACTGGAATCGGTCGAAACCATTCTGGGGGCCGTTCTCGACATCTCCCGGCTTGATACGGGTGCGATGCGGCCGCGCCTGACATCCGTGCCGCTGGCCGGCCTGCTGGAGCGGATCGAGACGGATTTTGCGCCGATTGCCAGGGCCAAGAAGCTGAAGCTTGTCGTGATGCCGACATCGCTGCGGGTCCGCTCCGACCCCAACCTGCTGCGCCGCCTCGTGCAGAACCTTGTGTCCAACGCCATCAAATATACGCTGACCGGAAAAGTGCTGGTCGGCGCAAGGCGGCGGGGAAACCAGGTGGTGATCCAGGTGATGGATTCGGGCATCGGCATCCCGCCCTCCAAGTTCCGCACCGTCTTTAAGGAATTCGCGCGGCTCGACGAAGGCGCGAAAACGGCCTCCGGCCTCGGCCTCGGCCTTTCGATCGTCGACCGCATCGCGCGCGTCCTCAACCATCCGGTCGAGCTGCATTCGACGCACGGCAAGGGCACGGATTTCCGCATCGTCATGCCGCTCGATGTTTCCAAGGCCGGCGCTGCTTCCCCCTCCGCAGCGCCGACCGATCGTTTGCCGCAGCCGCTCAAGGGGTTGAGGATCCTTTGCATCGACAACGAGCCAAAGATCCTCGAAGGCATGCGGCTTTTGATTTCCGGCTGGGGTTGCGAGGTCGAGACCAGCCACTCATTGGCCGCGGCCTCGGGTTTCGACACGGGTCAGCCCGCGCCCGATCTCATCATCGCGGACTATCATCTTGGCGACGGGACCGGAATTTCCGCGATCTTGAATTTGCGGGAGCGCTTCGGGACCGATCTCCCGGCGTTGCTGGTGACCGCCGACCGGACGCCCGAGGTCAGGGTAGAGGCGGAACGCCACGGCATCGCCATCCAGCACAAGCCGGTGCGCCCGGCCGCCCTTCGCGCCTTCATCACGCAGATTTCGGGGCTGAAGCGCGCCGCGGCGGAGTGA
- a CDS encoding pyridoxal phosphate-dependent aminotransferase, with product MSIMNSLSPRAVSAPESGIVEVVNYARGRDGLLPLWVGEGDLPTPGFISRAAMDALAAGETFYTWQRGIPELRQALSDYYGRHFGIGLSAEHFYVTGSGMQAIQIAVQALTSPGDELVYLTPAWPNIAAALEIAGARSVGVELQFEGGKWAVDLNRIEAAITPKTRALFINTPSNPTGWTATEKDLADILELARKRDLWIMADEIYARYFYAGTRAPSFLDIMAPGDKVMFVNSFSKNWAMTGWRVGWIVSPPETGQVLENLIQYSTSGVAQFMQKGAVAALNEGDGFVEANIAKAALARDILCDALIATNRVETLKPDGALYAFLKIDGVTDSRKAALDIVDKTGVGLAPGTAFGAGGELFLRACFLRDPQQVKAAADKLCDYILKL from the coding sequence ATGTCGATCATGAACAGCCTCAGCCCGCGCGCCGTTTCGGCGCCAGAAAGCGGGATCGTCGAAGTCGTCAATTATGCACGCGGCCGCGACGGCCTGCTGCCGCTGTGGGTCGGTGAGGGTGATCTTCCGACACCGGGTTTCATTAGCCGGGCGGCCATGGACGCGCTGGCAGCAGGAGAGACCTTCTATACCTGGCAGCGCGGCATTCCGGAGCTTCGTCAGGCGCTATCGGATTATTACGGCCGGCATTTCGGCATCGGCCTGTCGGCAGAGCATTTCTATGTTACCGGCTCAGGCATGCAGGCGATCCAGATTGCGGTGCAGGCATTGACGTCGCCGGGCGACGAACTGGTCTATCTGACGCCCGCCTGGCCGAACATCGCCGCTGCGCTGGAAATCGCCGGTGCCCGCTCGGTCGGGGTTGAGCTTCAGTTTGAGGGCGGCAAGTGGGCGGTCGATCTCAACCGTATCGAAGCAGCAATCACTCCGAAGACGAGAGCGCTGTTCATCAATACGCCATCCAATCCGACAGGGTGGACCGCGACGGAGAAGGATCTCGCCGATATCCTTGAACTTGCCCGCAAGCGTGATCTATGGATCATGGCAGATGAAATTTATGCCCGCTATTTCTACGCCGGCACCCGTGCGCCGTCTTTCCTTGACATCATGGCACCGGGCGACAAGGTCATGTTCGTCAATTCCTTCTCGAAGAACTGGGCAATGACCGGCTGGCGTGTCGGCTGGATCGTGTCGCCGCCGGAAACCGGGCAGGTGCTCGAGAACCTGATCCAATATTCGACCTCGGGCGTTGCGCAATTCATGCAGAAGGGTGCGGTGGCAGCCCTCAACGAGGGCGATGGGTTCGTCGAGGCCAATATCGCAAAGGCGGCTCTTGCGCGCGACATCCTCTGCGATGCGCTGATTGCCACAAACCGCGTCGAGACGTTGAAGCCGGACGGTGCACTTTACGCCTTTCTGAAGATCGACGGCGTCACCGACAGCCGCAAAGCAGCGCTGGATATCGTCGACAAGACGGGCGTCGGCCTGGCGCCTGGAACCGCCTTCGGTGCAGGCGGCGAGCTTTTCCTGCGAGCCTGTTTCCTGCGCGATCCGCAACAGGTCAAGGCAGCAGCCGACAAGCTGTGCGATTACATTCTGAAGCTCTGA
- a CDS encoding VOC family protein, translating into MATIAEIVVEAETPSRLAAFWAAILDGYQVRGYDEAEIGRLAKLGFTPETDPTVMVDGPGPSLCFQRVLLRNYDNNRVHLDIAVDDVQAAVERITALGGSLQRREPGYTVMKDPEGNQFCIVPGT; encoded by the coding sequence ATGGCAACGATAGCCGAAATCGTCGTCGAAGCTGAAACCCCCTCGCGCCTTGCTGCCTTTTGGGCGGCAATTCTCGACGGCTATCAGGTCCGTGGCTATGACGAGGCCGAAATCGGCCGGCTGGCCAAGCTTGGGTTCACGCCGGAAACGGATCCGACGGTGATGGTGGACGGTCCCGGCCCGTCGCTCTGTTTCCAGCGCGTCCTTCTGCGCAATTACGACAACAACCGGGTCCATCTGGATATTGCCGTCGATGATGTTCAAGCCGCCGTCGAACGCATTACTGCGCTTGGCGGCAGCCTGCAGCGAAGGGAACCAGGCTATACGGTGATGAAGGACCCGGAAGGCAACCAGTTCTGCATCGTGCCTGGTACTTAA
- the mscL gene encoding large conductance mechanosensitive channel protein MscL has protein sequence MLNEFKAFIARGNVMDLAVGVIIGGAFGGIVKSLVDDIIMPIVGALFGGFDFSNYFVGLSSAVNAPTLAAARAQGAVFAYGNFITVIINFLILAWIIFLMIKGVNLLRRQVERNEQKAAEEAPPPADVALLTEIRDLLAKRPAV, from the coding sequence ATGCTCAATGAGTTCAAGGCCTTTATCGCCCGAGGCAACGTCATGGACCTTGCCGTCGGTGTCATCATCGGCGGTGCTTTCGGCGGCATCGTCAAGTCGCTTGTCGACGATATCATCATGCCGATCGTCGGTGCCCTTTTCGGCGGTTTTGATTTTTCCAACTATTTTGTCGGTCTTTCGTCTGCGGTCAACGCGCCGACGCTTGCCGCAGCCCGCGCGCAGGGTGCTGTCTTCGCCTATGGCAATTTCATCACCGTGATCATCAATTTCCTGATCCTTGCCTGGATCATCTTCCTGATGATCAAGGGCGTGAACTTGCTGCGCAGGCAGGTCGAGCGCAACGAGCAAAAGGCAGCGGAAGAGGCGCCGCCGCCAGCCGATGTCGCGCTCCTCACAGAAATCCGCGATCTGCTGGCCAAGCGTCCGGCGGTCTGA
- a CDS encoding cold-shock protein codes for MNTGTVKWFNATKGFGFIQPDDGAADVFVHISAVERAGMRDLQEGQKLSYELVSDKRSGKMSADRLQAA; via the coding sequence ATGAACACAGGTACCGTTAAGTGGTTCAACGCAACCAAGGGCTTCGGCTTCATTCAGCCGGATGACGGCGCAGCCGACGTTTTCGTCCACATCTCCGCTGTCGAGCGCGCCGGAATGCGTGACCTCCAGGAAGGTCAGAAGCTTTCCTACGAGCTCGTTTCCGACAAGCGCTCGGGCAAGATGTCGGCAGACCGCCTCCAGGCGGCCTGA
- the galE gene encoding UDP-glucose 4-epimerase GalE, which produces MAILVTGGAGYIGSHMVWALLDAGENVVVLDRLSTGFRWAVAPAARFYLGDIADAEVLKTIFIENDIEAIIHFAGSAVVPASVADPLFYYDNNSGKTRALLSAAIAAGVRHFVFSSTAAVYGPQKTSDPVRETAPLNPENPYGQSKLMTEFMLRDAAAAYDFDYVALRYFNVAGADPHGRAGQSTSGATHLIKVACEAALGKRDSVHVYGIDYPTHDGTGVRDYIHVTDLVEAHLKALQHLRKGKGSLVANCGYGSGYTVLDVLNMVVRLHGHAFRIHMAPRRPGDAASVVADATLAHRVLDWTPKYDSLETIVRSALDWELALINRSVGELQGVHRALAAASF; this is translated from the coding sequence ATGGCAATTTTGGTGACAGGCGGGGCCGGCTACATCGGCAGCCACATGGTCTGGGCACTGCTCGATGCAGGCGAGAACGTCGTCGTGCTCGATCGTCTTTCCACCGGCTTTCGCTGGGCGGTCGCGCCTGCTGCGCGCTTCTATCTTGGGGATATCGCCGATGCCGAGGTGCTGAAGACGATCTTCATCGAGAACGATATCGAGGCGATCATCCATTTTGCAGGATCCGCTGTCGTTCCGGCTTCGGTTGCCGATCCGCTTTTCTATTACGACAACAATTCCGGCAAGACGCGTGCACTGCTGAGCGCGGCGATCGCTGCCGGTGTGCGCCATTTCGTCTTTTCGTCGACGGCGGCAGTCTACGGTCCCCAGAAGACTTCCGACCCGGTCAGGGAAACAGCGCCGCTCAACCCGGAAAATCCTTACGGCCAGTCGAAGCTGATGACGGAATTCATGCTGCGCGACGCTGCTGCCGCCTATGATTTCGACTATGTGGCGCTGCGCTACTTCAATGTTGCTGGTGCCGATCCGCACGGCCGCGCCGGACAATCCACGAGCGGCGCGACGCACCTCATCAAGGTCGCCTGCGAGGCAGCCCTCGGCAAGCGCGACAGCGTGCATGTCTACGGCATCGACTATCCGACGCATGACGGCACCGGCGTGCGCGACTACATCCATGTCACTGATCTTGTCGAGGCTCACCTCAAGGCACTGCAGCATCTGCGCAAGGGCAAGGGATCGTTGGTCGCCAATTGCGGCTATGGCTCTGGTTATACGGTGCTCGACGTGCTGAACATGGTGGTGCGCCTGCACGGCCACGCGTTCAGGATTCATATGGCGCCACGCCGCCCCGGCGATGCCGCAAGTGTCGTGGCCGACGCCACGTTGGCCCATCGCGTGCTGGACTGGACGCCGAAATACGATTCCCTGGAGACGATCGTTCGCAGCGCACTGGACTGGGAGCTGGCGCTGATCAACCGGAGTGTCGGGGAGCTGCAGGGAGTGCACCGCGCCC